TCGCCCTTACTCTTGAAGACGCCACATTCCACGAGCACCTCGACAAGAAGGCGATCGCCGGCCAGCGACGCGCGGGGAAGTTCCGTCGAGGGCACTTCGCTGAAAACGTCTTCGAGCGTCGCGTCGTCGAGTCCCGCAAGCGATCCGCCGAACATGGCCTGCGACGCATGAATCGCGTTCTCCAGTGCTTGCCGGCCGTGGACCATGTGCGTCACCTCTTCGGCGAGCCGTTTTTGGGCCGCGCGTTGATCGGGCCGATCGCGCAATTCCGTTTCCAGCGCAACGACTTCCTCTTGCGTAAGGAACGTGAATGAGCGCAGCCAGCGGGGCATGTCCGCGTCGGCCTGATTGATCCAGAACTGATAGAACTTGTAGGGCGACGTGCGGCGCGCGTCCAGCCACACCGTGCCCGACTCGGTCTTTCCGAATTTTTCTCCGTCGGCTTTCTCGACAAGTGGGAACGTCAGGCCAAACGTCTCGGCCTGTTCGAGCCGTCGCGTCAGGTCCATACCGGCGACAATATTCCCCCATTGATCGCTGCCGCCGATCTGGAGGCGACAGCCGTGTGTGCGGTAGAGATGAAGGAAGTCGTAGGCCTGCAACAACACGTACGAAAACTCGGTGTACGAAATGCCGTGGTCGCGGCCTTCGAGGCGTTGCTTCACGGCGTCGCGCATGAGCATTTGATTCACGGAGAAATGCTTGCCGATGTCGCGGAGAAACGGAATGTAGCCAATGGCGCGGAACCAGTCGGCGTTGTTGAGCACGGCCGCGGCGTTGCTTCCGGAAAAGTCGAGGAAGCGCTCAAGTTGCGCGCGGATTCCGGCAAGGTTCCGTTCGATATCGTCGTCACTTAGCAGCGCGCGCTCTTCGGTCTTTTTCGGATCGCCAATCATGCCGGTTGCCCCGCCGACTACGGCAATGGGTTTGTGGCCGGCGCGCTGGAATCGCATTAGGCCGAGTATCGGCAGCAGGCTTCCGATATGGAGACTGTCCGCAGTGGGATCGAACCCGCAATACACGGTAAAGCGATCCCGATCGATCTTCTCCGCCAACTCGGGATGCGTCATCTGATGGATGAGATTGCGCCAGGTCAGTTCTTCGTACAGGGACAAATCGGTACCTACTTTCTACGTGGAAACGGCGGCCAGTGTTGCCGCGGGAACAGGCACGGACGTACACGGACGCAATACCATGGAAACTGTAAAAATGGTAGCACCGCGTTGGCTTTGTTGCAAAGAACGGTTGTGCAATTCGAACGCATTTGCTAGCGTTGTTGTGGGCCTGTGAAGACGTGCAAGGGACGAGTCTCAACCAATCGGGAGTAGCACCATGAAACGCATGCATCTGTTCCGCACCGTCATTGCAGCCGTGGCCGTCTGTTTGCTGGCTTCGGGATGTCCCGACGGCGCACTCGGTACCTTCGATCTGTACATCATCAACGCAACGAACAATCGAACTATTGGGCTGGTAGGTCTAGACAATCATGAGGACCCAGCAAAGGAACTGGTGGACGTGTTGGACGAAAACATCCCACCGGACACCATGCGAAAGTTGACGCCGTCGGTGCTTGTTTACGGTGACGAGAGCGGTTCCGTTCAAATTGGCATCGTGAACGTCGGGTTCGAGAGCATCGGCGATGTCCCTCTCGGCCCGGAAGCGGTAGCGATTCTGGTCGAAGACGATGGCGAAGACGTTTCGCTGCGGCTAATCGAAGTGCAGTGACGATACGTCGTCACACGCCATCGAACCTGGTGAGACGTCGGCGACCGCTACTTCAAGGTGCGGCCGTGTGCGCAATAACGGCCGCGCTTTTCGTACTCGGCGCGGAGATTCTGCTGCGCCTCGCATTTCCACAAGTTGTCATGTTTCCTCGGTGGGAATCGTCGCGCGAATACGGGGTCGTCCTTCCAAGAAGCGCAACGATGGTGCACAAGCGGCCGGGACGCTGGGAGTTTCGATACACCATCAACGAGGACCGGTGCCGTGGACCGCGCGTTCCCCGAAAGGTAAATGCCGCCGTGCAAACGGTTGTCACACTCGGCGACTCGTACACGATGGGCATGGGTGTGAACGATGGCGAGGAGTACCCGGCCGTGTTGGCCCGGGAATTGGGCGAAACCTATCGCGTCCTCAATTGTGGTTCACCCGGATGGGGGCTGACGCAGGAGATTCGCCGATTCTATGAATTCGCGCTCGATTATTCGCCTAACGTCGTCATTCTCCAATTTTGCGCCAACGACCCGGACGACGGCCAGCGCGACAAAGTGACGCGTTTCACGCAAGGCAGTTTCGTATTCGAACCGACGCGGCACAGGCCAAACACCGTGTTTAATGCGTTGTCAAGCTGCCGGGTGGTGCAGTCGAGTCAATTGTACGCGCTGGTGCGGGGCTGGTACGAGTCGCGGCGCGAAAGCGGGCGTGTGCGCGCAGAATTGGTATCGAGGGCCGAAGCGGACTACACAACACTACTCGAGGCCTTCGCGCGAAACCTGAATTCGCGTGGGATACGCCTGTTCCTGATCAGCGTGAATGGCCAACTCGACGAATTTCAGGCGATTCGTGCGGCGGTGCATGACTTGCACGGCGGCGGCGCGTTGCAGTACGTCGAGGCCGCCGATTGGTTGAAAGGCGCCGCCGATCGCGAATCGCCCGAGGGCCATCGCTGGGGCGCCGCCGCGCATGCTACACTGGGCCGCGAGTTGGCAAAGGTTGTCCGCGATTCGGACACGGCGCATACACAATGAGCACGATCAGTCTTACACGAAACAGCACCGCGGTGCGGCGCGGCTTTCACGTCATGACCAAGGCCACGGGGCCGATCTGCAACCTCGAGTGCAAGTACTGCTACTACCTTGAAAAGGAAAAGCTCTACCCCGACACGAAAGTCTGGGGCATGACTAACGAGACGCTCGAGTCGTACGTGCGGCAGTACATCGAATCGCAGGACGTGCCGGACATTAATTTTGCGTGGCAGGGCGGCGAGCCAACGATCTTGGGCGTCGATTTTTTCCGCAAGGCCGTCGAACTTCAAAAGAAGTACGCGAACGGAAAAACGATTACAAACGCTTTGCAGACGAACGGCACATTGTTGGATGACGAATGGTGCGCGTTTCTCGCGGAGAACCAGTTTTTGATCGGGCTGTCGATCGATGGTCCACGCGCCATTCACGACGAGTACCGCGTGGACAAGGGCGGCCGCTCGTCGTTCGATCGGGTGATGCGCGGACTCGAGTTCTTGAAGAAGCATAAGGTCGAGTTCAATACACTGACTTGCGTGCACCGCGCGAACCAGAACAAGCCAATCGAAGTCTATCGCTTTCTGAAGGACATCGGCAGCCGGTACATGCAGTTCATCCCGATTGTCGAGCGCACCGCCGACGCGCCGGAAACGCTGAAACTTGTTCAGCCCGATTACGAGGGGGATGCACGCCTATCGTATTGGTCGGTGCGCCCGCTTGCCTATGGAAAGTTTCTGTCCGCGATCTTTGACGAATGGGTCCGAAAAGACGTTGGCCGTTACTTTGTGCAGATATTCGACGTGGCACTGCAAGCCTGGGTCGGCATGGAGCCCGGCCTATGCGTGTTCGCGGAGACTTGCGGCAACGCGCTCGTCATGGAACACAACGGCGATCTGTATTCATGCGACCACTACGTGTACCCCGACTTCAAAGTCGGCAACATCAATGACGCGCCCCTTGGCGAATTGGTCCATTCAGCTCCGCAGGCGGCGTTCGGCGAGGCGAAGAAATCGACGTTGCCGAAATATTGCATCGAGTGCGAGGTGCGGTTTGCGTGCAACGGCGAATGCCCGAAGCACCGTTTCATCGAGACACCCGACGGCGAACCGGGATTGAACTACCTCTGCGCGGGATACAAGCACTTCTTCAACCACATCGACCCGTACATGAAATTCATGGCGGGTGAACTGCGGGCGCAACGCCCCGCGGCTAACGTAATGCGGTATGTCGCGGTCGATTCCGGATTGACCGCCACCGCGCAAACCGTCTCGCCCAACGCGGCGTGTCCCTGCGGGAGCGGGAAGAAATACAAGAGGTGCTGCGGCGCGGCGTAAACCATGCTGCGTTGGCACGATTCTCGTCCTGTCCTACACACGCCCACATGCATTACCCGTTTGACTCGCCGGTCGCGCCGTGCCAGTATAGTGGTCCGCCGCAAATTGCAGTACGCAGTGTTGCGCGCCCGGGAATCTGCGTTGGGGAGCGCCCTCATGACTCATCTCGCCCGTCAAGCAAGCCGTTCTCTCCTGTTCCACGTACTCCTAATTGCGTCGGCAATACCCTCGTTCGCGCAGCCGGAGCGCGTCGTCAACGGCGGGTTCGAACAAGACAGCGCGGGCTGGTTTTTCTCCGGCGGATCGATTCAGACCGGCTCCGTTCACTCGGGCGCTAAGTGCGCCGTCCTCGGCGGCGCCAACAATAACTTCGACTACTTCTATCAGGACATTACGATCCCCAGCGATGCGAGCGCCGCCACCCTCACATATTGGTGGAACGTCACCACGAACGAATCAGGGGCGACCGTATACGACCGGCTGCACGCGTCTGTGCGGACCATCAAGAACGAGGAACTGCTGACGGTCGGGCTATTGACGAACGTCAATGCGGGCGCGGTTTTTCAACAAAGCGCTGCGTTCAGTCTGATCGCATACAAGGGGCAGACGGTCCGCGTCACGTTTCGATCGGAAACAGACTTCACATTGCCGACCACGTTTCGTCTCGATGACATTAGCTTGCAGGTCACGATCCCGAGTCCGGCGCCGGACATTCGCATCGCGCCCGGCACGATTTATCCGATCAGCGCATCGCAGAAGGCCGCACCCGCGCCCACGGCAAGCAACGTCATCAAACCAACGCGTACGGTCCTGGGTCCGAGTTCCGACCCGAACACAATCGCGGTCAAATTCCGTGACGGTCAAACGATCCGTGCGCGGAACGGCCGCCTCACCGATTTGGGGACCAATTCGTTGGCTTCCGCGACGCAAACGCTCGCGAAGTTCGGCTCGGGCACGTGGTCGCGCGTAGATGCATTGCCGGAGGAAACGATCGACGACATGCGGGCGGCTGCCGAACGCCGGTTGGGCAAAAGGCTGCCCGACCTGAATCTGCAGTTCGACCTTCACCTGCCGCCGGGCGTCGACGCCGCGGCCGCAATCGATGCGCTTAACGCACTCGATATCGTCGAGCTGGCGCAGCCGGTGCCCTTGCCGCAAGAACTGCCCTCGACCACGTCCCGCAAAGGGATAGCGCCCGAGCCGCCGCCGGTGCCCGGCGACTTCACGGCCAACCAGGGCTATCTCAATTCCGCGCCGGACGGCGTTTCCGCAAAAGACGTTTGGCAACAGGTGGGTACCCGCGGCGCCGGCGTAAAGGTCGTCGATATCGAGTACGTGTTCAACGAAAACCATCAGGACCTGCCAGTAATTCAAATCGTCGGCGTCACGCCAGTCGATCCGGGATATGGCACGGACCATGCCACCGCAGTGTTGGGCGAAATCTGCTCGGAAGACAACGGCTTCGG
This sequence is a window from Candidatus Hydrogenedentota bacterium. Protein-coding genes within it:
- a CDS encoding tyrosine--tRNA ligase; the encoded protein is MSLYEELTWRNLIHQMTHPELAEKIDRDRFTVYCGFDPTADSLHIGSLLPILGLMRFQRAGHKPIAVVGGATGMIGDPKKTEERALLSDDDIERNLAGIRAQLERFLDFSGSNAAAVLNNADWFRAIGYIPFLRDIGKHFSVNQMLMRDAVKQRLEGRDHGISYTEFSYVLLQAYDFLHLYRTHGCRLQIGGSDQWGNIVAGMDLTRRLEQAETFGLTFPLVEKADGEKFGKTESGTVWLDARRTSPYKFYQFWINQADADMPRWLRSFTFLTQEEVVALETELRDRPDQRAAQKRLAEEVTHMVHGRQALENAIHASQAMFGGSLAGLDDATLEDVFSEVPSTELPRASLAGDRLLVEVLVECGVFKSKGEARRLVQSGGVYLNNERVAADDAKLTDAALVGTRIAVVRTGKKNYHLLKFTLA
- a CDS encoding anaerobic sulfatase-maturation protein, which codes for MSTISLTRNSTAVRRGFHVMTKATGPICNLECKYCYYLEKEKLYPDTKVWGMTNETLESYVRQYIESQDVPDINFAWQGGEPTILGVDFFRKAVELQKKYANGKTITNALQTNGTLLDDEWCAFLAENQFLIGLSIDGPRAIHDEYRVDKGGRSSFDRVMRGLEFLKKHKVEFNTLTCVHRANQNKPIEVYRFLKDIGSRYMQFIPIVERTADAPETLKLVQPDYEGDARLSYWSVRPLAYGKFLSAIFDEWVRKDVGRYFVQIFDVALQAWVGMEPGLCVFAETCGNALVMEHNGDLYSCDHYVYPDFKVGNINDAPLGELVHSAPQAAFGEAKKSTLPKYCIECEVRFACNGECPKHRFIETPDGEPGLNYLCAGYKHFFNHIDPYMKFMAGELRAQRPAANVMRYVAVDSGLTATAQTVSPNAACPCGSGKKYKRCCGAA